One Cydia amplana chromosome 18, ilCydAmpl1.1, whole genome shotgun sequence DNA segment encodes these proteins:
- the LOC134656463 gene encoding zinc transporter ZIP3 produces the protein MEITTAKIIACLALGLGSFFTGMIPAGISESTRQRHPLTISCLLCFGAGVLLATSLVHMLPEAREDLPQFSEILLCVGFFMVYCVDEIVHIFYGNGDRPGHQRQSYGTEQTSLLRHHDDLRGADGEMDARRCCGDTENPRMCHVSHTEPCNKTSSGFIGLLCALFVHSLLEGLAIGLQKSSAQVLLLLGAVASHKFVVGFCLGAELCAAGRALWAHVAWVALFAGGSVAGIALGAGLEAVQSIQNSVAVPIMQALAAGTLLYVTVSEVLPRERARFHEQKRWSGMAQLAAVLAGFAGMYLSTRYLDHD, from the exons ATGGAAATAACAACGGCAAAAATTATCGCCTGCTTGGCGTTGGGCTTAGGATCCTTCTTCACAGGCATGATACCAGCTGGAATATCGGAAAGTACAAGACAAAGACATCCTTTGACCATATCTTGTTTACTCTGCTTTGGCGCCGGCGTTCTTCTAGCGACATCTCTAGTGCACATGCTACCAGAAGCAAGGGAGGATCTTCCGCAGTTTTCAGAAATTCTTCTTTGTGTTGGATTCTTCATGGTTTACTGTGTAGATGAAATAGTgcatattttctatgggaacgGAGACAGGCCTGGACACCAAAGACAGAGTTATGGGACTGAGCAGACAAGTTTGCTGCGGCATCATGACGATTTGAGAGGGGCTGATGGAGAGATGGACGCTAGGAGGTGTTGTGGTGACACGGAGAATCCGAGGATGTGTCATGTCAGTCACACTGAACCCTGCAATAAGACTTCTTCTGGATTTATTGGGCTGTTGTGCGCGTTGTTCGTGCATAGTTTGCTAGAAGGACTCGCAATAGGATTGCAAAAAAGTTCAGCACAG gTGCTACTACTTCTCGGCGCAGTGGCCTCCCACAAGTTCGTGGTTGGGTTCTGTCTGGGCGCCGAGCTGTGCGCGGCTGGCCGCGCACTGTGGGCACACGTGGCATGGGTGGCACTATTTGCCGGTGGTTCTGTGGCCGGCATTGCCCTTGGTGCGGGGCTTGAGGCGGTACAGAGTATTCAGAACTCTGTAGCTGTTCCCATTATGCAG GCATTAGCGGCTGGCACTCTTCTCTACGTGACAGTCAGCGAAGTGTTGCCTCGTGAACGAGCTCGTTTCCACGAGCAGAAGCGGTGGAGCGGGATGGCGCAGTTGGCAGCTGTACTGGCCGGCTTCGCGGGCATGTATCTCAGCACGAGATACCTGG accATGACTGA
- the LOC134656464 gene encoding uncharacterized protein LOC134656464 isoform X2: MRMPSALTTLLAVLCGAGVAGDVLTNASRVRRSPRQHHRAPIEEEWKRSHWREMQQLLVHEAGRNHSDGVDCCPTVHEMTAPQGGRARSGLYVELYRDGENIMQLYEISCAAGVVDKPCRFVDARLYNQSRCVQKYSYSYALVRPYGTDQAATENPHRHRRERQGMAFKKDGDITVSGGWSMDYVQVRSGCECQIIPTLKQRKKSQHKNKLEQHKQKKRTKELVRERRKYEEGDET, encoded by the exons GTGCTGTGTGGGGCAGGGGTGGCGGGCGACGTGTTGACGAACGCGAGTCGCGTGCGCCGGTCGCCTCGACAGCATCACCGCGCGCC TATCGAAGAAGAGTGGAAAAGATCGCATTGGCGCGAGATGCAGCAACTGTTGGTGCATGAGGCCGGTAGGAACCACAGCGACGGCGTGGACTGCTGCCCCACCGTGCACGAGATGACCGCGCCTCAGGGCGGCCGCGCCCGCAGCGGGCTCTACGTCGAGCTCTACCGGGACGGCGAGAACATCATGCAGCTCTACGAAATCTCCTGCGCGGCGGGCGTCGTAGACAAGCCATGCCGGTTCGTCGACGCCAGACTCTACAACCAGTCTCGGTGCGTCCAGAAGTACTCCTACTCGTACGCTTTAGTGCGGCCCTACGGCACTGATCAAGCCGCTACGGAAAACCCGCATCGCCACAGAAGGGAGCGACAAGGAATGGCCTTCAAAAAAGACGGCGATATCACCGTCTCTGGCGGCTGGTCCATGGACTACGTCCAAGTGCGCTCCGGCTGCGAATGCCAAATCATCCCCACCCTCAAGCAGAGGAAAAAAAGCCAgcacaaaaacaaactagaacaGCACAAGCAGAAGAAAAGAACGAAAGAACTCGTGAGAGAAAGAAGGAAATACGAGGAAGGCGACGAGACCTGA
- the LOC134656464 gene encoding uncharacterized protein LOC134656464 isoform X1, translating to MIYSRPWTNLILLMAIKMVLCGAGVAGDVLTNASRVRRSPRQHHRAPIEEEWKRSHWREMQQLLVHEAGRNHSDGVDCCPTVHEMTAPQGGRARSGLYVELYRDGENIMQLYEISCAAGVVDKPCRFVDARLYNQSRCVQKYSYSYALVRPYGTDQAATENPHRHRRERQGMAFKKDGDITVSGGWSMDYVQVRSGCECQIIPTLKQRKKSQHKNKLEQHKQKKRTKELVRERRKYEEGDET from the exons GTGCTGTGTGGGGCAGGGGTGGCGGGCGACGTGTTGACGAACGCGAGTCGCGTGCGCCGGTCGCCTCGACAGCATCACCGCGCGCC TATCGAAGAAGAGTGGAAAAGATCGCATTGGCGCGAGATGCAGCAACTGTTGGTGCATGAGGCCGGTAGGAACCACAGCGACGGCGTGGACTGCTGCCCCACCGTGCACGAGATGACCGCGCCTCAGGGCGGCCGCGCCCGCAGCGGGCTCTACGTCGAGCTCTACCGGGACGGCGAGAACATCATGCAGCTCTACGAAATCTCCTGCGCGGCGGGCGTCGTAGACAAGCCATGCCGGTTCGTCGACGCCAGACTCTACAACCAGTCTCGGTGCGTCCAGAAGTACTCCTACTCGTACGCTTTAGTGCGGCCCTACGGCACTGATCAAGCCGCTACGGAAAACCCGCATCGCCACAGAAGGGAGCGACAAGGAATGGCCTTCAAAAAAGACGGCGATATCACCGTCTCTGGCGGCTGGTCCATGGACTACGTCCAAGTGCGCTCCGGCTGCGAATGCCAAATCATCCCCACCCTCAAGCAGAGGAAAAAAAGCCAgcacaaaaacaaactagaacaGCACAAGCAGAAGAAAAGAACGAAAGAACTCGTGAGAGAAAGAAGGAAATACGAGGAAGGCGACGAGACCTGA